In Flavobacterium lacustre, a genomic segment contains:
- the serS gene encoding serine--tRNA ligase yields the protein MLQIAFIRENQEKVINALAKRNMDAKSVVEEVVQLDEKRRATQVELDGILSESNKLSKDIGELMKNGDKSKAAILKEKTVLLKEKSKKLAETADALALELTEKLYTLPNLPADIVPVGKTPEENLNVFQEGDVPVLHEGALPHWELVKKYDIIDFELGVKITGAGFPVYKGKGAKLQRALINYFLDKNTAAGYKEMQVPHMVNEASAYGTGQLPDKEGQMYHDATDNLYLIPTAEVPVTNLFRDVILNENELPILCTAYTPCFRREAGSYGAHVRGLNRLHQFDKVEIVRVEHPEKSYEALDGMVEHVKGILQELKLPYRILRLCGGDMGFTSALTYDFEVYSTAQERWLEISSVSNFETFQANRLKLRFKDKDGKNQLAHTLNGSSLALPRVLAGILENYQTPEGIVIPEVLRPFCGFDIID from the coding sequence ATGTTACAAATCGCATTTATTAGAGAAAATCAGGAGAAAGTAATCAACGCTTTGGCAAAAAGAAATATGGATGCCAAATCTGTTGTTGAAGAAGTGGTACAACTGGATGAAAAACGTCGCGCTACGCAAGTAGAGTTGGACGGAATTTTATCAGAATCTAATAAATTATCCAAAGACATTGGTGAATTGATGAAAAATGGCGACAAATCAAAAGCGGCCATTTTAAAAGAAAAAACAGTTCTGTTAAAAGAAAAAAGCAAAAAATTAGCTGAAACAGCCGATGCACTTGCGCTGGAATTAACCGAAAAATTATATACGTTACCTAATCTTCCGGCAGATATTGTTCCGGTTGGTAAAACACCTGAGGAAAATTTAAACGTTTTTCAAGAAGGAGATGTCCCGGTTTTGCATGAAGGTGCATTGCCACATTGGGAATTGGTAAAAAAATATGACATCATTGATTTTGAATTAGGAGTGAAAATTACGGGTGCAGGATTTCCGGTTTACAAAGGAAAAGGAGCCAAATTACAACGTGCCTTAATCAATTATTTTTTAGACAAAAATACAGCAGCAGGTTACAAAGAGATGCAAGTGCCACACATGGTAAACGAAGCTTCTGCTTATGGAACGGGACAATTGCCGGACAAAGAAGGGCAAATGTACCACGACGCTACAGATAATTTATACTTGATTCCAACTGCCGAAGTTCCGGTAACCAACTTGTTTAGAGATGTAATCTTAAACGAAAACGAATTGCCAATTTTATGTACAGCATACACGCCATGTTTCCGTAGAGAAGCAGGTTCTTACGGTGCGCATGTTCGTGGATTAAACCGTTTGCATCAATTTGACAAAGTCGAAATTGTACGAGTAGAACATCCGGAGAAGTCGTATGAAGCCTTAGACGGAATGGTAGAACACGTAAAAGGAATCCTTCAGGAATTAAAATTGCCGTACCGAATATTGCGTCTTTGTGGTGGCGATATGGGATTCACATCCGCGTTGACGTATGATTTTGAAGTGTATTCTACCGCTCAGGAACGTTGGTTAGAAATCAGTTCAGTATCTAATTTTGAAACGTTTCAAGCCAATCGTTTGAAATTGCGTTTCAAAGACAAAGACGGAAAAAACCAATTGGCACACACCTTAAACGGAAGTTCATTGGCTTTGCCAAGAGTGCTGGCTGGAATTTTAGAAAACTACCAAACACCGGAAGGAATTGTAATACCGGAAGTATTGCGTCCGTTCTGCGGGTTTGATATTATAGACTAA
- a CDS encoding DinB family protein — MNTTFDITRTSRRMIAPFLENYTLEQLNTIPEGFSNNLIWNIAHIVVTQQLLVYKFSGLPMMISDELVEKYRKGTKPEHIVTQAEVDEIKDLLFATIDQTEADFEKKIFKDFAEYPTSTGFVLKSAVDAMVFNNFHEGLHLGILMSIRKFI; from the coding sequence ATGAATACAACATTCGATATTACCAGAACGAGCAGAAGAATGATTGCCCCGTTTTTAGAAAACTACACTTTAGAACAACTCAACACGATTCCGGAAGGATTCAGCAATAATTTAATTTGGAATATCGCGCATATTGTTGTGACACAACAATTGTTAGTGTATAAATTCTCTGGTTTGCCTATGATGATTTCGGACGAATTAGTTGAAAAATACAGAAAGGGAACCAAACCGGAACATATCGTTACACAAGCCGAAGTAGACGAAATCAAGGATTTGTTGTTTGCTACTATCGATCAAACGGAAGCCGATTTTGAAAAGAAAATCTTCAAAGATTTTGCTGAATATCCAACTTCTACAGGTTTTGTTTTAAAAAGCGCGGTAGATGCAATGGTTTTCAATAATTTTCACGAAGGGCTTCATCTTGGGATTTTGATGAGCATCAGAAAATTTATCTAG
- a CDS encoding arsenate reductase family protein, which yields MDKIYYLASCDTCRKIIKSLPKDHKLVFHDIKQDPITVEELEQMRELSGSYEALFSKKAQLYKSMDLKNKSLTEDDFKKYILEHYTFLSRPVFIINGKIYIGNSQQNMHQVQLALGNV from the coding sequence ATGGACAAAATATATTACCTCGCTTCCTGCGATACCTGCCGAAAAATTATAAAATCATTGCCAAAAGACCACAAACTTGTTTTTCATGACATCAAACAAGACCCAATTACTGTTGAAGAATTGGAACAAATGCGGGAACTATCCGGAAGTTACGAAGCGCTTTTCAGCAAAAAAGCACAATTATACAAATCAATGGATTTAAAAAACAAATCCTTGACCGAAGATGATTTCAAAAAATACATTTTAGAACATTACACCTTTTTGAGTCGTCCGGTTTTTATCATCAACGGCAAAATTTACATTGGCAACAGCCAACAAAATATGCATCAAGTACAACTTGCTCTGGGGAATGTCTAA
- a CDS encoding DMP19 family protein, which yields MEFGRIIISETAMNSENLQDVIHSNISVINLMREEGVNDDLIHEDALMSYYLDYYLSQYSEGNFAQFVYNSSWNKELNELIEEGLALIGAEKHLALFQQQSKKVRLMSSVKLNKFLKGKLEGVNPVRDLLNDDTFFEIEENLITLNATFLKTHPDFEVLSVDDMFAALEEFVGHEIKRE from the coding sequence ATGGAATTTGGTCGAATAATTATTTCAGAAACCGCAATGAATAGTGAAAACCTGCAAGATGTGATTCACTCTAATATTTCAGTAATCAACTTAATGCGCGAGGAAGGAGTTAACGATGATTTGATTCACGAAGATGCTTTGATGAGTTATTATTTAGATTATTATCTGTCGCAGTATTCCGAAGGAAATTTTGCTCAATTTGTTTATAATTCGAGTTGGAACAAAGAATTAAACGAACTGATAGAAGAAGGTTTGGCATTAATCGGAGCCGAAAAGCATTTGGCATTATTTCAACAACAATCCAAAAAAGTGAGATTAATGAGCAGTGTAAAGCTCAATAAATTTCTAAAAGGAAAATTAGAAGGCGTAAATCCTGTCCGGGATTTGCTCAATGACGACACTTTTTTCGAAATAGAAGAAAACTTGATTACTTTGAATGCTACTTTTCTAAAAACACATCCGGATTTCGAAGTGCTTTCTGTAGATGATATGTTCGCCGCTTTGGAAGAATTTGTAGGACACGAAATCAAAAGAGAATAG
- a CDS encoding YicC/YloC family endoribonuclease encodes MIQSMTGFGKATLQLPTKKITVEVKSLNSKGLDLNVRMPSLYREMELGLRNQIALKLERGKVDFSIFIESTAEQTSTKVNVPIVKGYIEQLRAVYDHADETELMKMAIRMPDTMKIEREEIDENDWIQIQTIIEEALQNILNFRRDEGMSLEKEFQLRIGNIRQYMTEALALDPERVQAIKDRLQTAISELKVNVDENRFEQELIYYLEKLDITEEKVRLTNHLDYFLETINGTEANGRKLGFITQEMGREINTMGSKSNHAQMQKLVVQMKDELEKIKEQVLNVL; translated from the coding sequence ATGATACAATCAATGACAGGTTTTGGGAAAGCGACTTTGCAATTACCTACCAAAAAAATTACAGTAGAAGTAAAATCCTTGAATAGTAAAGGCTTGGATTTAAATGTGAGAATGCCTTCACTATACCGCGAAATGGAATTGGGTTTACGCAACCAAATCGCACTAAAACTGGAAAGAGGAAAAGTTGATTTTTCTATTTTTATCGAAAGTACGGCTGAACAAACGTCAACCAAAGTAAATGTGCCGATTGTAAAAGGATATATCGAGCAATTGAGAGCCGTTTATGACCATGCTGATGAAACAGAACTGATGAAAATGGCGATTCGTATGCCGGATACCATGAAAATAGAACGCGAAGAAATCGACGAAAATGATTGGATTCAAATCCAAACTATTATTGAAGAAGCGCTACAAAATATTTTGAACTTCAGAAGAGACGAAGGAATGTCTTTAGAAAAAGAATTTCAATTGCGAATTGGCAACATTCGTCAATATATGACCGAAGCTTTGGCACTGGATCCAGAGCGCGTTCAAGCGATAAAAGATCGTTTGCAAACGGCTATTTCAGAGCTAAAAGTTAACGTGGACGAAAATCGTTTTGAACAGGAATTGATTTACTATTTAGAAAAATTAGACATCACCGAAGAAAAAGTACGTTTGACCAATCATCTGGATTATTTCCTAGAAACCATCAACGGAACCGAAGCTAACGGAAGAAAACTAGGTTTCATCACCCAAGAAATGGGACGCGAAATCAATACGATGGGTTCTAAATCCAATCACGCACAAATGCAAAAATTAGTCGTTCAGATGAAAGACGAATTAGAAAAAATCAAGGAACAAGTATTGAATGTATTGTAA
- the rsmA gene encoding 16S rRNA (adenine(1518)-N(6)/adenine(1519)-N(6))-dimethyltransferase RsmA — protein MEKVKAKKHLGQHFLKDESIAQAIADTLNLQGYDDVLEIGPGMGVLTKYLLDKPINTYVIEIDTESVTYLDANYPKLKDKIISKDFLKYNINEVFDGKQFAIIGNFPYNISTQIVFRTLEMRNQIPEFAGMFQKEVAERICEKKGSKTYGILSVLAQAFYDAEYLFTVDEHVFNPPPKVKSGVLRLRRKEDFSLPCGEKLFFTVVKTAFQQRRKTLRNSLKTLNLSDNLREDSVFDLRPEQLSVEQFIELTQKIEADGV, from the coding sequence ATGGAAAAAGTAAAAGCTAAAAAACACCTCGGACAACATTTCCTGAAAGATGAAAGCATCGCCCAGGCCATCGCCGACACTTTGAATTTACAAGGATATGACGATGTGTTAGAAATAGGTCCGGGAATGGGTGTTTTGACAAAATATTTATTAGACAAACCCATCAATACGTATGTGATTGAAATTGATACTGAATCAGTAACCTATCTAGATGCCAATTACCCAAAGCTAAAAGACAAAATCATTTCAAAAGACTTCTTGAAATACAACATCAACGAAGTTTTTGACGGTAAGCAATTCGCTATAATCGGGAATTTCCCGTATAATATTTCGACTCAAATTGTTTTCAGAACATTAGAAATGAGAAACCAGATTCCAGAGTTTGCCGGAATGTTCCAGAAAGAAGTAGCCGAACGCATTTGCGAAAAGAAAGGAAGCAAAACCTACGGAATTCTGTCGGTATTGGCTCAGGCTTTTTACGATGCCGAATATTTGTTTACCGTAGACGAGCATGTTTTTAATCCGCCGCCAAAAGTAAAATCGGGTGTTTTGCGTTTGCGCCGAAAAGAAGATTTCAGTTTGCCTTGCGGTGAAAAATTGTTTTTTACAGTCGTGAAAACCGCTTTTCAACAACGCAGAAAAACCTTGCGTAACAGTTTAAAAACCTTAAATTTGTCCGATAATCTCAGGGAAGACAGTGTTTTTGACCTTCGCCCGGAGCAACTTAGTGTAGAACAGTTCATAGAACTTACCCAAAAAATAGAAGCCGATGGAGTTTAA
- a CDS encoding outer membrane beta-barrel protein → MKKVILLAAICFMSIGAFAQAPLENGAKQLNAGLGTSGWGTPIYVGLDYGVGNDFTVGGELSFRSYKESYGAVNYNSSIISIAANGNYHFNTLLDIPSEWDFYAGLGLGYYIWNIDNDYPGSNNSGIGIGAQVGGRYFFNDNFGVNLELGGANVTSGAKIGITYKL, encoded by the coding sequence ATGAAAAAAGTTATTCTTTTAGCAGCCATCTGCTTTATGTCAATTGGCGCTTTTGCGCAAGCTCCTCTAGAAAATGGTGCAAAACAATTAAATGCAGGTCTTGGAACATCAGGATGGGGAACTCCTATTTATGTTGGTCTTGATTATGGCGTTGGAAATGACTTCACTGTTGGCGGTGAACTTTCATTTCGTTCGTACAAAGAATCTTATGGAGCGGTAAATTACAATTCTTCCATCATCAGCATTGCAGCAAATGGAAATTACCATTTCAACACTTTATTAGACATTCCTAGTGAATGGGATTTTTACGCAGGACTTGGACTTGGTTATTACATCTGGAACATTGACAATGATTATCCCGGAAGCAATAACTCAGGAATTGGAATTGGAGCACAAGTTGGCGGAAGGTATTTCTTTAACGATAATTTTGGTGTAAATTTAGAATTAGGCGGTGCAAATGTGACCAGCGGAGCTAAAATTGGAATCACTTACAAATTGTAA
- a CDS encoding DMT family transporter, whose product MSKRNLALVAATCVSIIYGVTFTIAKDVMPNYIDAYGFILLRAGGSMVLFWFFWLFMPKEKIAFNDFPRIIAAAFFGVALNMLTFFKGLSLTSPISAAVIMVSTPMIVLALSAIIMKERMKKRMIFGIILGLIGTAFLILYGKSIGNATNAGLGNFLVLVNAVSYGFYLIIVKKLMDKYNAFTFVKWIYLFGFIMVLPFGWSQFEAVDWALMPTAICWKISFVVAISTFLTYLLNLLSMKELKPTTVAVFIYLQPLFATIFAISLGKDELSLVKIGSAALIFIGVYLVTMKKN is encoded by the coding sequence ATGTCTAAAAGAAATCTCGCCTTAGTTGCCGCCACTTGCGTCTCCATCATTTACGGAGTCACTTTTACCATTGCCAAAGATGTGATGCCCAATTACATCGATGCTTACGGATTTATCCTTTTGCGCGCCGGCGGTTCTATGGTTTTGTTTTGGTTTTTTTGGTTATTTATGCCAAAAGAAAAAATTGCCTTCAATGATTTTCCCCGAATTATAGCTGCCGCTTTCTTTGGAGTTGCCCTTAATATGCTTACTTTTTTCAAAGGATTAAGCCTTACTTCTCCCATCAGCGCTGCCGTGATTATGGTTTCAACGCCCATGATTGTTTTGGCCCTTTCGGCCATTATCATGAAAGAGCGCATGAAAAAACGAATGATTTTCGGAATCATTCTCGGTTTAATAGGAACGGCTTTTCTTATTCTTTACGGAAAATCTATTGGCAACGCCACAAACGCCGGATTGGGAAATTTTCTGGTTTTGGTCAATGCCGTTTCGTATGGATTTTACCTGATTATCGTGAAGAAATTAATGGATAAATACAATGCCTTTACGTTTGTAAAATGGATTTATTTGTTTGGTTTTATTATGGTTTTGCCTTTTGGCTGGAGCCAATTTGAAGCTGTTGATTGGGCTTTGATGCCAACAGCTATTTGCTGGAAAATTAGTTTTGTTGTTGCCATTTCGACTTTCCTGACGTATTTATTGAATTTGCTTTCGATGAAAGAATTAAAACCAACCACAGTGGCTGTTTTTATATACTTACAACCTTTGTTTGCAACGATTTTTGCGATAAGCTTGGGGAAAGACGAATTGAGTTTGGTCAAAATTGGTTCGGCGGCATTAATATTTATTGGGGTGTATTTAGTAACCATGAAAAAAAATTAA
- the mgtE gene encoding magnesium transporter, which yields MEFKISKELIHELEQLIQSKNDQQLEVLLNDMHHADIAEILDELDFEEATYIFKVLDSDKTAEILLELEDDLRENILKRLSPKEIAEELDELETNDAADIIAELSQDIKAEVISELQDVEHAKDIVDLLRYHEDTAGGIMHKELVKVNENWNVLTCIKEMRIQAENISRVHSIYVVDDEDRLKGRLSLKDLLTTSSRTPISDVYIRKLNSVKVDTEDVEVARIMQKYDLEAIPVVDELGRLVGRITIDDIVDVIKDEADQDYQLAAGISQDVEADDSIMELTKARLPWLVLALLGGFITVRVLGLFEGAMLEHGNLFFFTPLIAAMAGNVGVQSSAIIVQGLANNTLSGSLFNRLIKEVSLSLLNGVILATILFLGSHFLLNVEFIIGIIVTIALVSVIIIASLIGTFIPLLLDKFGIDPALATGPFITTSNDICGILIYFSIAKMILGF from the coding sequence ATGGAGTTTAAAATCAGCAAAGAACTAATTCATGAATTAGAGCAACTCATTCAAAGTAAAAACGACCAGCAACTGGAAGTTTTATTGAATGACATGCACCATGCTGATATAGCCGAAATTCTGGACGAGCTTGATTTTGAAGAGGCGACCTATATTTTCAAAGTATTAGACAGTGATAAAACGGCGGAGATTCTTCTGGAATTAGAAGATGATTTGCGTGAAAATATCTTAAAAAGGCTTTCGCCAAAAGAGATTGCAGAAGAGCTCGATGAACTCGAAACCAATGATGCGGCCGATATTATTGCGGAACTTTCTCAGGACATCAAAGCCGAAGTAATATCAGAACTTCAAGACGTTGAGCATGCCAAGGATATTGTTGATTTGTTGCGGTATCACGAAGATACAGCCGGAGGAATCATGCACAAAGAGTTGGTAAAAGTCAACGAAAATTGGAACGTACTTACCTGCATCAAAGAAATGCGCATTCAGGCCGAGAACATTTCCAGAGTCCATTCTATTTATGTAGTCGATGACGAAGACCGATTAAAAGGCCGATTGTCGCTCAAAGATTTACTCACCACTTCTTCCAGAACACCCATCAGCGATGTGTACATCCGAAAACTGAACTCCGTAAAAGTAGATACTGAAGATGTTGAGGTAGCGCGTATCATGCAAAAATACGATTTAGAAGCCATTCCTGTAGTTGATGAACTGGGCCGATTAGTAGGCCGAATCACCATTGATGATATCGTAGATGTAATCAAGGACGAAGCCGATCAGGATTACCAGTTGGCAGCAGGTATCTCACAAGACGTTGAGGCCGATGACAGCATTATGGAATTGACCAAAGCCCGTTTGCCTTGGTTAGTACTCGCACTTTTAGGCGGTTTCATCACTGTAAGAGTACTTGGTTTATTTGAAGGAGCGATGCTCGAACACGGCAATTTATTCTTTTTCACGCCACTTATTGCGGCAATGGCGGGGAATGTTGGCGTACAATCTTCGGCAATTATCGTGCAGGGTTTGGCTAACAATACCTTGAGTGGCTCTTTATTCAACCGATTAATCAAAGAAGTTTCATTGAGTCTGCTCAACGGAGTCATTCTGGCAACCATCTTGTTTTTAGGCAGTCATTTTTTGCTCAATGTAGAGTTCATTATAGGCATAATCGTAACCATAGCACTAGTTTCAGTAATTATTATAGCCTCATTAATTGGGACATTCATTCCGTTGTTATTAGACAAATTCGGAATTGACCCTGCCTTGGCAACCGGACCATTTATAACCACCAGTAATGACATATGTGGAATTCTGATTTATTTTTCGATAGCAAAAATGATTTTGGGATTTTAG
- a CDS encoding tetratricopeptide repeat protein, with product MKKLLLHISLFFSLVCFSQNEQLAQYYYDKGDFEKAKISYEELLKSIPQNSQYFLRTIDCYQQLQQFDTAEKAITERFNTYKQGTLLVELGYNFQLQKNDVKAQNYYEQALDRIKKNPNEVYGISNSFEKKVLLEYALKSYQTAATLEPNFNFNYQVGLLYGQLGNQEMMISTFLDEAFANPQNSILIQNQLARFMTDEGDSVFKEMLRKSLILRTQKNQDIFWNRYLSWFYVQQKEFEKAFIQEKAIYRRDPESLANIVNLGQLAIEENNPEAAKEILGFVLENTKDLELLIQANSYLITMKIETAPEKDFETINAELAGLLKQFEISPFTVSLQLIQAYFVAFNMKNPEEGKTIVKRALELPLNEYEKAQAKMELADILLYEEKFNQALLYYSQIELDLKNDIVAHEASLKAAKTSYFKTDFVWALKQFKELKSANTQLIANDALEYFLLINDNTVADSTQTALAAFAKGDFLLYQNRIQEAIIQFQTILQKHKGEEIEAVTLLRLGKIFEKRGDFTLALSQYQAIIDQHSDGIYIDEALYFSAEIYNRQLQLPEKAKPLYEKIIFAHEDSIYFVEARRKYRQLRGDTNL from the coding sequence ATGAAAAAACTCTTGCTACATATTTCCTTGTTTTTTTCATTGGTTTGTTTTTCGCAAAACGAACAATTAGCGCAGTATTATTATGATAAAGGCGATTTTGAGAAAGCCAAAATCAGTTACGAAGAGTTACTCAAGAGCATCCCTCAAAATTCTCAATATTTTCTCAGAACAATAGATTGTTACCAGCAATTACAGCAGTTTGATACGGCTGAAAAAGCTATTACCGAGCGGTTCAATACATACAAACAAGGCACACTCTTGGTGGAATTAGGTTATAATTTTCAGTTGCAAAAAAACGATGTCAAAGCCCAAAATTACTACGAACAGGCTTTAGACCGAATCAAAAAAAATCCAAACGAAGTCTACGGAATCTCAAATTCATTTGAGAAAAAAGTGCTGTTGGAATATGCGTTGAAATCCTACCAAACGGCAGCAACATTAGAACCTAATTTTAATTTCAATTACCAAGTTGGATTGCTTTACGGACAATTGGGAAATCAGGAAATGATGATTTCGACTTTTCTGGACGAAGCGTTTGCCAATCCGCAGAATTCAATATTGATTCAAAATCAACTTGCCCGTTTCATGACGGATGAAGGCGATTCAGTATTCAAGGAAATGTTGCGAAAATCGTTAATTCTTCGAACTCAAAAAAATCAGGATATTTTTTGGAACCGTTATTTGAGTTGGTTTTATGTGCAGCAAAAAGAGTTCGAAAAAGCCTTTATTCAGGAAAAAGCCATCTACAGACGCGATCCGGAATCCCTTGCTAATATTGTGAATTTAGGACAATTGGCGATTGAAGAAAACAATCCCGAAGCGGCAAAGGAAATTTTAGGTTTTGTATTAGAAAACACCAAAGATTTAGAGTTGTTGATTCAAGCCAATTCCTATTTGATAACAATGAAAATAGAAACGGCACCGGAAAAAGACTTTGAAACGATCAACGCAGAATTAGCCGGTTTGCTGAAACAATTTGAAATAAGTCCTTTTACTGTATCTTTGCAGCTGATTCAGGCATATTTTGTAGCTTTTAATATGAAAAATCCCGAAGAAGGAAAAACCATTGTAAAGCGCGCGCTCGAATTACCGTTGAATGAGTATGAAAAGGCTCAGGCCAAAATGGAGTTGGCGGATATTCTGCTTTACGAAGAAAAATTCAATCAGGCATTATTGTATTATTCCCAAATAGAATTGGATTTAAAGAATGATATTGTGGCGCATGAAGCGAGTTTAAAAGCGGCTAAAACCAGTTATTTCAAAACCGATTTTGTGTGGGCTTTGAAGCAATTCAAGGAATTGAAATCAGCCAATACGCAATTGATTGCTAATGATGCTTTAGAATATTTCTTGTTGATTAATGACAATACCGTTGCCGATTCGACACAAACAGCTTTGGCGGCATTTGCAAAAGGCGATTTCCTTTTGTATCAAAACAGAATTCAGGAAGCGATCATTCAGTTTCAAACCATTTTGCAAAAACACAAAGGAGAGGAAATAGAAGCAGTCACGTTGTTGCGGTTGGGAAAAATTTTCGAAAAGCGAGGGGATTTTACTTTGGCTTTAAGCCAATACCAAGCTATTATTGACCAGCACAGCGACGGAATTTACATAGACGAAGCCTTATATTTTTCGGCAGAAATTTATAACAGACAATTGCAACTGCCCGAAAAGGCAAAGCCATTATATGAAAAAATAATTTTTGCTCACGAAGACAGCATTTATTTTGTAGAAGCAAGGCGAAAATACAGACAATTAAGAGGAGACACCAATTTATAA
- the gmk gene encoding guanylate kinase codes for MKKGKLIVFSAPSGSGKTTIVRHLLGKEDLNLEFSISAATREARGEEVNGKDYYFMSLEEFKKHIKAEDFVEWEEVYRDNFYGTLKSEVERIWAKGKNVIFDIDVAGGLRIKHKFPEETLAVFVKPPSVDELKRRLKERSTESEDKINMRIAKASVELATAPQFDVIIKNYDLDTALEEAYQLVKNFVK; via the coding sequence ATGAAAAAAGGAAAATTAATCGTGTTCTCTGCGCCATCCGGTTCCGGAAAAACCACCATTGTCAGACATTTATTAGGCAAAGAAGATTTGAATCTAGAATTTTCAATTTCGGCAGCTACTCGTGAAGCTCGCGGCGAAGAAGTAAACGGAAAAGATTACTACTTCATGTCATTGGAAGAGTTTAAAAAACACATTAAAGCCGAAGATTTTGTAGAATGGGAAGAAGTCTATCGCGATAATTTTTACGGGACTTTAAAAAGTGAAGTAGAACGCATTTGGGCCAAAGGTAAAAACGTGATTTTTGATATTGATGTAGCCGGCGGATTGCGTATTAAACATAAATTCCCCGAAGAAACCTTGGCTGTTTTTGTGAAACCACCGAGCGTTGATGAACTAAAAAGAAGATTGAAAGAACGCTCCACCGAAAGTGAAGACAAAATCAATATGCGCATTGCCAAAGCTTCTGTAGAACTGGCCACAGCGCCACAATTTGATGTAATTATCAAAAACTACGATTTAGATACTGCTCTGGAAGAAGCATATCAACTGGTAAAGAATTTTGTAAAATAG
- the nadD gene encoding nicotinate (nicotinamide) nucleotide adenylyltransferase, whose product MKIGLYFGTFNPIHVGHLIIANHMAEHADLDQVWMVVTPHNPLKKKSTLLDDYHRLQMVHLATEDFPKIKPSDIEFKLSQPNYTVNTLVHLQEKYPNYEFSLIMGEDNLKSLHKWKNYEAILAHHEIYVYPRLDAKGQTTESIASEIPNLELKNHPKIHMIDAPVVEISATFIRNNIKKGKNVQPLFPNKVWEYIDHNNFYRK is encoded by the coding sequence ATGAAAATAGGTCTGTATTTCGGAACGTTTAATCCCATACACGTTGGTCATCTCATCATTGCCAATCACATGGCGGAGCACGCCGATTTAGATCAGGTTTGGATGGTCGTTACGCCACACAATCCACTCAAAAAGAAAAGCACTTTGCTCGATGATTACCATCGTTTGCAAATGGTGCATCTTGCCACTGAGGATTTTCCAAAAATCAAACCTTCGGATATTGAGTTTAAATTGTCACAACCCAATTATACGGTCAATACATTAGTTCACTTACAGGAAAAATATCCTAATTACGAGTTCTCTTTAATTATGGGCGAAGACAACCTCAAGTCGTTGCACAAATGGAAAAACTACGAAGCAATCTTGGCGCATCATGAAATTTATGTCTATCCGAGACTCGATGCCAAAGGTCAAACTACCGAATCTATTGCATCAGAAATACCGAATTTAGAACTAAAAAACCATCCAAAAATCCATATGATTGATGCACCGGTTGTCGAAATATCAGCTACTTTTATTCGGAATAACATCAAGAAAGGGAAAAATGTACAGCCATTGTTCCCCAATAAAGTTTGGGAATATATTGATCACAATAATTTTTACAGGAAATAA
- a CDS encoding DUF4286 family protein, translating to MIIYNVTTNIHESVHDQWMIWMQHKHIPEVLATGKFSGARMVRVLVEEEMGGVTYSVQYTTDSKETLEKYYQEDAPAFRDEGTKLFGDRMLTFRTELELISEH from the coding sequence ATGATTATATACAACGTCACCACAAACATACACGAAAGCGTTCACGATCAATGGATGATTTGGATGCAACACAAACACATTCCGGAAGTTTTGGCTACAGGTAAATTCTCCGGAGCGCGAATGGTTCGCGTTTTAGTCGAAGAAGAGATGGGCGGGGTTACTTATTCGGTTCAATATACTACCGACAGCAAAGAGACTTTAGAGAAATATTATCAGGAAGACGCGCCTGCTTTTAGGGATGAAGGGACCAAACTTTTTGGTGATCGAATGTTGACTTTCAGAACCGAACTGGAGTTGATAAGCGAGCATTAG